A section of the Paenibacillus yonginensis genome encodes:
- a CDS encoding carbohydrate ABC transporter permease has protein sequence MAAATVLKETKPTRRIKASGPIRESRTDRFFLVVTYCFLALALLIVLYPVVYIISASISNPKFVSSGEMWLFPKGLTFDGYKLVLENPKIWLGYRNTILYTVLGTLLNLLLTIPSAYALSRTDLVGRKLFLGLILVTMFFSGGLIPTYLVVKDLGLVNTLWALILPTGVSVWNLIVARTFFQSSIPRELQEAAQVDGCSNTRLFVQIILPLSAPIIAVMTLFYGVNQWNSYFPALIYLNDTTKYPLQMVLRQILVLQEMSAETTGAAISSDIAQAMNNKAEIASLVKYAVIIVSTLPIIVIYPFVQRYFVQGVMIGSVKG, from the coding sequence ATGGCGGCTGCAACCGTACTTAAGGAAACCAAACCAACTAGAAGGATAAAGGCCTCCGGGCCGATCAGGGAATCGCGCACGGACCGTTTTTTCCTGGTTGTCACTTATTGTTTTCTGGCCCTTGCCCTGCTTATCGTGCTCTATCCGGTCGTGTACATTATTAGCGCATCCATCAGCAATCCAAAGTTCGTCAGCTCAGGGGAAATGTGGCTGTTTCCGAAAGGCCTGACCTTTGACGGATATAAATTGGTGTTGGAAAACCCTAAAATATGGCTGGGTTACCGAAACACGATTCTGTATACCGTCCTGGGCACCCTGCTGAACCTGCTGCTCACGATTCCATCCGCTTATGCGCTCAGCCGCACGGATTTGGTAGGACGCAAGCTGTTTCTGGGGCTTATTCTGGTCACCATGTTCTTCAGCGGCGGCCTGATCCCCACTTATCTGGTCGTGAAGGATCTGGGTCTCGTGAACACCTTATGGGCGCTGATTCTGCCGACAGGAGTTTCCGTCTGGAATCTGATTGTCGCGCGGACGTTTTTTCAATCTTCCATTCCAAGGGAGCTTCAAGAAGCCGCGCAGGTAGACGGCTGTTCCAACACCCGTTTGTTTGTGCAGATCATTTTGCCGTTGTCCGCTCCGATCATTGCGGTCATGACCTTGTTCTACGGGGTTAACCAATGGAACAGTTATTTTCCGGCGTTGATTTACCTGAATGACACGACCAAATATCCGCTGCAGATGGTATTGCGTCAAATTCTTGTTCTGCAGGAAATGTCGGCGGAGACGACAGGTGCGGCGATCAGCAGCGATATTGCCCAGGCGATGAACAATAAAGCGGAAATCGCTTCCCTAGTGAAATATGCGGTCATTATCGTTTCGACACTGCCGATTATCGTCATTTATCCGTTTGTGCAGCGTTATTTCGTTCAAGGCGTGATGATCGGCTCCGTGAAGGGTTAA
- a CDS encoding AI-2E family transporter yields the protein MEPFYKSRMFRYGCWVLLSLIILYFIWLLRPLFGLVYSFLKAVLAPFVIAVIISYVLNPVVKMLNARKVPRTMAVLLIYAVFLTSLTVILMNMIPMFIEQLGELGEHLPELTMHTQQIMNKWDNPMLPQGIRMGMNNWFFQAEQRIAAGISGFLDNIGTTIGVMFNAFIIPFLIFYMLKDFEVFERMLIRCLPKSHRKSIVGLLKEIDDALGNYVRGQFLVCVIIGVLAYAGYMIIGMPYALLFAGVVAVCNIIPYLGPFLGAAPAALVATTISWKMVLFVVIVNMTCQIIESNIISPQVVGRTLHLHPMFIIFALLVGGEIGGIPGLILAVPFFAVIKVVIQHFYAYYIRRKTV from the coding sequence ATGGAACCATTTTACAAGAGCAGAATGTTCCGGTACGGCTGCTGGGTGCTGCTGTCGCTGATTATTTTATATTTTATTTGGCTGCTGCGGCCGTTATTCGGACTTGTTTACAGTTTTCTTAAGGCGGTGCTGGCGCCGTTCGTAATTGCCGTCATCATTTCTTACGTACTGAATCCGGTCGTCAAAATGCTTAATGCCCGCAAAGTGCCGAGAACGATGGCGGTGCTGCTGATTTATGCCGTTTTTCTGACCAGTCTGACCGTTATTCTGATGAATATGATTCCGATGTTTATCGAGCAGCTCGGTGAGCTGGGCGAACATCTGCCGGAGCTGACGATGCATACGCAGCAGATTATGAATAAATGGGACAATCCCATGCTGCCGCAGGGCATCCGTATGGGGATGAACAACTGGTTTTTCCAGGCTGAGCAGCGGATCGCCGCAGGGATTTCCGGTTTCCTGGACAATATCGGCACCACGATCGGCGTTATGTTCAACGCTTTTATCATCCCGTTCCTGATCTTCTATATGCTCAAGGACTTTGAGGTGTTCGAGCGGATGCTGATCCGCTGCCTGCCGAAATCGCACCGCAAATCGATCGTAGGTCTGCTAAAGGAAATTGATGATGCACTCGGCAACTATGTGCGCGGGCAGTTTCTGGTCTGCGTCATTATCGGCGTGCTGGCATACGCAGGGTACATGATTATCGGCATGCCGTACGCGCTGCTGTTCGCAGGCGTAGTCGCGGTATGCAATATCATTCCTTATCTGGGACCTTTTCTGGGGGCCGCCCCGGCGGCGCTGGTTGCAACCACAATCTCCTGGAAAATGGTGCTGTTCGTCGTTATCGTCAATATGACCTGCCAGATTATCGAAAGCAACATTATTTCGCCTCAAGTCGTCGGACGGACGCTGCATCTGCATCCGATGTTTATCATCTTTGCGCTGCTGGTTGGCGGGGAAATCGGGGGCATTCCGGGCCTGATTCTGGCCGTTCCTTTTTTCGCCGTCATTAAAGTCGTAATCCAGCACTTCTATGCCTACTACATCCGCCGCAAAACGGTATAG
- a CDS encoding glycoside hydrolase family 125 protein — protein MITTKLPQVIEQFLDKADQRLAAHPELRKLFRNCFPNTLETTTKRLEDGTTFVFTGDIPAMWLRDSTEQVRHYIPFAKEDSELQDIMEGLIARQMFYINIDPYTNAFNETANDRHYRATDECDLNPWMWERKYELDSLCFPVQLLYEYWQTTGRTSMFDDACYQALSSIVQVIQTEQHHMEKSPYRFVRQTELETETLQNDGRGLPVNYTGMSWSGFRPSDDANLFGYNIPSNMFAVVILGHIREIAEDIYKDSRLAARANKLRKEIDYGIRAYGIYNHPVYGQIYAYETDGFGNYCLMDDAGTPGLMSIPYIGYVTADDPIYQNTRWFALSFDNPFYFEGKFAKGIGSPHTPGGYVWHMALAMQAITSTDDEEIKALIDTLIATDAGTGYMHEGFHPDNPADFSRPWFAWSNSLFAALICKAMDKGLV, from the coding sequence ATGATTACGACTAAGCTGCCTCAAGTGATCGAACAGTTTCTGGACAAAGCCGACCAACGCCTGGCTGCTCATCCCGAGCTCCGGAAGCTCTTCCGCAACTGCTTCCCCAATACGCTGGAGACGACCACCAAACGGCTGGAAGACGGAACTACCTTTGTATTTACCGGAGACATTCCGGCGATGTGGCTGAGAGATTCAACCGAGCAGGTTCGCCACTATATCCCTTTTGCGAAAGAAGATTCAGAGCTGCAGGACATTATGGAGGGCCTGATTGCCCGCCAGATGTTCTATATCAACATTGATCCCTACACCAACGCCTTTAACGAAACGGCCAATGACCGACATTACCGGGCGACGGACGAATGCGATTTGAATCCGTGGATGTGGGAGCGAAAATATGAGCTGGACTCGCTTTGTTTTCCCGTGCAGCTCCTCTATGAATATTGGCAGACAACCGGACGGACGTCCATGTTTGACGATGCCTGCTACCAGGCGCTGAGCAGTATTGTCCAGGTGATACAGACAGAGCAGCACCATATGGAAAAATCCCCTTACCGGTTCGTACGTCAAACCGAGCTCGAAACGGAGACCTTGCAGAACGATGGCCGCGGGCTGCCGGTGAACTATACGGGCATGAGCTGGTCCGGCTTCCGTCCAAGCGATGATGCCAATCTGTTCGGCTACAACATTCCGTCCAATATGTTTGCGGTTGTCATTCTCGGTCACATCCGGGAAATCGCCGAGGATATCTATAAGGATAGCAGACTCGCCGCACGGGCGAACAAGCTGCGTAAGGAGATCGATTACGGCATTCGGGCCTACGGCATTTACAACCATCCCGTATACGGCCAAATTTATGCCTATGAAACGGACGGCTTCGGGAATTACTGCCTGATGGACGATGCCGGCACGCCGGGGCTGATGTCGATTCCTTACATCGGTTATGTCACGGCAGATGATCCGATTTACCAAAATACACGCTGGTTTGCTTTAAGCTTTGACAATCCGTTCTATTTCGAAGGCAAATTCGCCAAAGGCATTGGCAGTCCGCATACACCGGGCGGCTATGTCTGGCATATGGCCTTGGCCATGCAGGCCATAACCTCGACGGACGACGAAGAGATCAAAGCCCTGATCGACACACTGATCGCCACCGACGCCGGCACCGGTTATATGCATGAAGGATTCCACCCCGACAATCCTGCCGACTTCTCACGGCCTTGGTTCGCCTGGTCCAACAGCCTGTTCGCCGCTTTGATCTGCAAAGCGATGGATAAAGGACTGGTTTAG
- a CDS encoding cysteine desulfurase family protein — protein sequence MNHIYLDHAASTPVHPLVAETMLEIMKGTVGNASSIHAFGRDAKRIVNGARDQVAAALGCGPDELIFTSGGTESDNLALFGAASACRSAGKGKHIITAETEHHAVLHTCERLEQLGYEVTYLPVDRYGQVHPEQVQEAIRPDTILISLMYGNNEVGTLHPIEAIGAVAKEHGILFHVDAVQAFGSVRLALNDLPVDLLSVSSHKINGPQGVGALYLRRGTGLDPLLYGGNQERKRRAGTENMAGLAGFAKAAEIVSSDLEGRRVHYETLRQTLLHGLNTEIGPEHYHVNGHPTERLPNILNVSFPEVGTETMLMNLDMEGIAVASGSACTSGSLEPSHVLEAMKLPEQFLRSAIRFSFGLGNTTQEMEQTVQKVGTILARIRNRR from the coding sequence ATGAATCATATATATTTGGATCACGCGGCTTCCACGCCGGTTCATCCGCTTGTAGCGGAGACGATGCTTGAAATCATGAAAGGCACGGTCGGCAATGCTTCGAGCATTCACGCCTTCGGCCGGGACGCGAAGCGGATTGTCAACGGCGCAAGGGATCAGGTGGCCGCTGCGCTCGGCTGCGGACCGGATGAGCTGATCTTTACCTCGGGCGGAACGGAAAGCGATAATCTGGCTTTATTCGGCGCGGCATCGGCCTGCCGCAGCGCGGGTAAAGGCAAACATATCATTACGGCGGAGACTGAACATCATGCGGTGCTGCATACCTGTGAAAGATTGGAGCAGTTGGGTTATGAGGTGACATACCTGCCTGTAGACCGGTACGGCCAGGTTCATCCGGAGCAGGTTCAGGAAGCGATTCGGCCGGATACGATCCTGATCAGCCTGATGTACGGCAACAATGAAGTGGGCACCCTCCATCCGATTGAAGCGATTGGCGCTGTGGCCAAAGAACACGGGATCTTGTTTCATGTGGACGCGGTACAAGCCTTTGGAAGCGTCCGTCTGGCTTTAAATGACCTGCCTGTGGATCTGCTCAGCGTATCGTCTCATAAAATTAACGGGCCGCAGGGAGTAGGAGCCCTGTATCTGCGGAGAGGAACAGGGCTGGACCCTCTTCTTTATGGGGGGAACCAGGAACGCAAACGCCGCGCCGGTACGGAGAACATGGCCGGTTTGGCGGGTTTCGCCAAAGCGGCTGAAATCGTATCTTCAGACCTTGAAGGCCGGAGAGTTCATTATGAAACGCTGCGCCAAACGCTTTTGCACGGCTTGAATACCGAAATCGGCCCGGAGCATTACCATGTAAACGGGCATCCGACGGAGCGCCTGCCCAATATTCTAAATGTCAGCTTTCCTGAAGTTGGAACGGAGACGATGCTGATGAACCTGGATATGGAAGGAATTGCGGTAGCAAGCGGTTCGGCTTGCACCTCCGGTTCCCTCGAGCCTTCCCATGTGCTGGAGGCGATGAAGCTGCCGGAACAATTTTTGCGCTCGGCGATTCGATTTAGTTTCGGTTTGGGTAATACTACTCAAGAAATGGAGCAAACGGTGCAAAAAGTTGGAACCATCCTTGCCCGCATTCGTAATAGACGATAA
- a CDS encoding YjcZ family sporulation protein has protein sequence MSEVGGVGAGYGAFTSTGAILVLFILLVIISRSFLV, from the coding sequence ATGAGTGAAGTAGGTGGAGTGGGTGCCGGCTACGGCGCTTTCACATCAACTGGCGCTATCCTTGTTCTGTTTATCCTTTTGGTAATCATCAGCCGTTCTTTCCTGGTGTAA
- a CDS encoding cupin domain-containing protein: MVSYMDFTSPSVQFTYDLKNNNFFTKDSHNLINALGVQQLNTLGNTSLLDIYLSKSNVIEPHTHQNASELVYCISGAAVVSLINPFTKKLINLPITPGQVANVPQGWWHYEIASEDNTHLLAIFDAPTPEVILGSDLLRLTPANVFAHTYCLNEAMVKETLAPITDSVVIGPPNNCVNGKPSGINANIGHGMVPGYYNQPTARQDRQASYNNQTYGQTYGQQYDAGAGQWNGQQYPYNEAYTTPAQTQTQTQTQTQTQTQTQTQSQQPRYYSIWER, translated from the coding sequence ATGGTATCTTATATGGATTTCACCTCACCTTCCGTGCAGTTTACTTACGATTTGAAGAATAACAATTTCTTCACCAAGGACAGCCATAACCTGATCAACGCCCTCGGTGTCCAACAGCTTAATACGCTTGGCAATACCTCTCTGCTTGATATCTACCTCAGCAAATCCAATGTAATCGAACCGCATACGCATCAAAACGCCTCAGAGCTGGTCTATTGCATTTCGGGGGCTGCCGTTGTTTCGCTGATCAATCCTTTTACAAAAAAGCTCATTAATCTGCCGATTACACCCGGTCAGGTTGCCAACGTGCCTCAAGGCTGGTGGCACTATGAAATCGCCTCGGAGGATAACACGCATCTGCTTGCTATCTTTGACGCGCCGACCCCGGAAGTTATCCTCGGCTCGGATTTGCTCCGCCTGACGCCAGCTAACGTGTTTGCCCACACTTACTGCCTGAACGAAGCGATGGTTAAAGAAACTTTAGCTCCTATTACCGATTCCGTGGTGATCGGCCCTCCAAACAACTGCGTAAACGGCAAACCCTCGGGCATTAATGCCAATATCGGACACGGCATGGTGCCCGGATACTACAATCAGCCTACAGCCCGCCAAGACCGGCAGGCTTCGTACAACAACCAGACATATGGTCAAACTTATGGACAGCAGTACGACGCAGGCGCCGGACAGTGGAATGGCCAGCAGTATCCTTATAATGAAGCCTATACGACGCCAGCCCAGACGCAAACACAGACGCAGACACAGACGCAGACACAGACGCAGACACAAACGCAGTCCCAGCAGCCGAGATACTACAGCATTTGGGAGCGTTAA
- a CDS encoding ABC transporter permease: MAASGEPMTGGRTLSSRIFMNWELYLFLAPALLFFLVFCYWPMYGIQIAFKNFSPVKGITGSPWVGFEHFERFFHSYYFGDLLWNTFSLSLYELAVGFPLPIILALAFNEVRNGFFKKTVQTVTYAPHFISVVVMAGMIITFLSPSSGMIVKFIEFLGFQPPDFLTDPRWFKTVYVLSGVWQSTGWGTIIYLAALSAVDPQLHEAAIMDGASRFKRMLHINVPTIIPTITILLILNVGNILGIGYEKVLLLQNSLNMDSSDIISTFVYRSGLVSAQYSFSTAVGLFNSVVNAILLIAVNRLARRTSETSLW; the protein is encoded by the coding sequence ATGGCGGCAAGCGGCGAACCCATGACGGGGGGCCGAACGCTGAGCAGCCGGATTTTCATGAATTGGGAGCTTTATTTGTTTTTGGCGCCTGCGCTGCTCTTTTTCCTGGTGTTCTGTTACTGGCCGATGTACGGCATACAGATTGCGTTCAAAAACTTTTCACCAGTGAAAGGCATCACAGGAAGTCCGTGGGTCGGCTTTGAGCATTTTGAGCGTTTCTTCCATTCTTATTATTTCGGCGATTTATTATGGAACACATTTAGTCTCAGCTTGTATGAGCTGGCCGTAGGGTTTCCGCTGCCCATCATTCTGGCGTTGGCCTTTAACGAGGTCCGCAACGGTTTCTTCAAGAAAACGGTGCAGACCGTTACCTACGCGCCGCATTTTATTTCCGTGGTCGTGATGGCCGGGATGATCATTACGTTTCTCTCCCCGTCATCGGGGATGATCGTGAAGTTCATCGAGTTTTTAGGTTTTCAACCTCCCGATTTTCTGACAGACCCGCGCTGGTTCAAAACGGTTTACGTTTTGTCGGGCGTCTGGCAGAGCACTGGATGGGGCACCATCATCTATTTGGCTGCGCTGTCGGCCGTTGATCCCCAGCTGCATGAGGCAGCGATCATGGACGGAGCCAGCCGGTTCAAACGAATGCTCCATATCAATGTTCCGACGATTATTCCAACGATCACGATTCTGCTTATTTTGAATGTCGGCAACATCCTGGGCATTGGCTACGAGAAAGTGCTGCTGCTGCAGAACTCGTTGAATATGGACTCCTCGGATATTATCTCTACATTTGTCTACCGGTCCGGCCTGGTCAGCGCGCAGTACAGCTTCTCCACGGCGGTAGGTCTGTTCAACTCGGTGGTCAATGCGATTCTGCTGATTGCGGTCAACCGACTTGCCAGACGGACAAGCGAAACCAGTCTGTGGTAA
- a CDS encoding PRC-barrel domain-containing protein has protein sequence MKLQEMIGLPVFDVDNGKEIGKVLDVLLSEDWKIAGIMLEGKTLFSPQIKAVLWEDIIAYGEDAVMIRNKQAVRKMDAEHIELTFALGSGKVKELPVLTSEGVMIGHVSDVYFDQHLGNTITGFEISDGFISDLVEGRKLLPFTGDIVKGENAVMVPAFSEQRLENR, from the coding sequence ATGAAGCTGCAGGAAATGATCGGACTACCGGTATTTGATGTGGATAATGGCAAGGAGATCGGCAAGGTGTTGGATGTACTCCTTAGCGAAGACTGGAAGATTGCCGGCATTATGCTTGAAGGGAAGACGTTGTTCTCTCCTCAAATTAAAGCCGTGCTCTGGGAAGATATTATCGCTTACGGCGAAGACGCCGTTATGATCCGCAATAAACAAGCCGTCCGCAAAATGGATGCTGAACATATAGAACTTACGTTTGCGCTTGGCAGCGGCAAGGTGAAGGAGCTCCCGGTGCTGACCAGCGAGGGAGTTATGATTGGTCATGTCAGCGATGTTTATTTTGACCAGCATTTGGGAAATACAATAACAGGGTTTGAAATTAGCGACGGTTTTATCTCCGACTTGGTGGAAGGACGGAAGCTGCTGCCTTTTACCGGGGATATCGTGAAGGGCGAAAATGCCGTAATGGTCCCTGCCTTTAGCGAGCAGCGGCTGGAGAACCGTTAA
- a CDS encoding extracellular solute-binding protein — MFHKKGLTLLLSAGLMAGLLSGCGGGGNAGNASGSGNAADTVSKEGFPIVSKPITLTLMAPDVGLQNWKDMPVLQEMEKKTNIHFEFQNAAKDSFDTKKNLVFASGEYPDIFYAAGLTPAEQMNYGEQGILIPLEDLINDYAPNFKKVLEENPDVRKSITAPDGHIYSLPVIDFNQPWYRNPMWYNGDFLKKLGVTKLPETTEELYQYLKRVKEEDPNGNGKADEIPLSVASNPTGLREVRTWLLGAFGIYDEEVYVDDADKVHYTPLEEGYRGYLEFMNRLWKEDLLDHESFSQTADQKKAKAQNNQVALFSDWNAYMTKGGDPSTEDPMFAPVRSDMVDKPAIAKNRGITTGAFAISNKNPAPEASMRWVDYLYSYEGALLFDKGPEGVLWEYTDKDTLTKQYLPVPGGGDREEYRATLTPDYGIPAPTIATPDIYKGLKTDFDLWVDNESKTKLLDKGARIPFPTLRRNPKGGFIRRISSHGQHQCKLSGRRKFQAIGFGIQIGNIQLAQHFFSMPPRRSGFLSVIPSQDKAEIISAVIRQLQAGSGNHFLDLRIIGFAVLEQQKQALVTDIRLLHVNPCAVIMQHLADPFPFAAHLEVYPGFVLQPGEFQQVADRVILPSGEQDSCDNTNRNGNAEHQQD; from the coding sequence ATGTTTCATAAAAAAGGTTTGACCCTGCTCCTGTCTGCCGGTTTAATGGCGGGTTTGCTGTCCGGCTGCGGGGGAGGCGGAAATGCCGGGAACGCAAGCGGCTCGGGGAATGCGGCTGATACTGTAAGCAAAGAAGGGTTCCCGATTGTAAGCAAGCCGATTACCCTCACCCTGATGGCGCCTGACGTCGGGCTGCAGAACTGGAAGGACATGCCGGTGCTGCAGGAGATGGAGAAGAAAACCAACATCCATTTTGAATTCCAGAATGCCGCCAAGGACAGCTTTGATACGAAAAAAAATCTGGTTTTCGCCAGCGGCGAATATCCCGACATCTTTTATGCGGCCGGCCTGACGCCTGCCGAACAGATGAACTACGGGGAGCAGGGCATTTTGATTCCGCTTGAGGACCTCATCAACGACTACGCGCCGAATTTCAAGAAGGTCCTGGAAGAAAATCCGGATGTCCGCAAATCCATTACCGCTCCGGACGGACATATCTATTCCCTGCCGGTCATTGACTTCAATCAGCCTTGGTACCGCAATCCGATGTGGTATAACGGCGATTTCCTGAAAAAGCTTGGCGTGACGAAGCTGCCGGAAACAACGGAAGAGCTGTATCAATACCTGAAACGTGTCAAAGAAGAAGATCCGAACGGCAACGGCAAAGCCGATGAAATTCCGCTGTCCGTGGCTTCCAACCCGACCGGCCTCAGGGAAGTCCGCACCTGGCTGCTGGGCGCCTTCGGCATTTACGATGAAGAAGTGTATGTAGATGATGCGGATAAAGTGCACTATACGCCGCTTGAGGAAGGTTATAGAGGGTACCTGGAGTTTATGAACCGGCTGTGGAAAGAAGATCTGCTGGACCATGAAAGCTTCTCGCAAACGGCGGATCAGAAGAAAGCCAAAGCGCAGAACAACCAGGTGGCCTTGTTCTCGGACTGGAATGCTTATATGACCAAAGGCGGAGACCCTAGCACCGAAGATCCGATGTTTGCCCCGGTCCGCAGCGACATGGTCGACAAGCCGGCCATTGCCAAGAACAGAGGCATCACGACCGGCGCTTTTGCAATCTCGAATAAAAATCCGGCTCCTGAAGCCAGCATGCGCTGGGTGGACTACCTGTATTCCTATGAGGGTGCACTGCTGTTCGACAAAGGGCCTGAAGGCGTCCTGTGGGAATATACAGACAAGGATACGCTGACCAAACAATACCTGCCGGTACCGGGCGGCGGCGACCGCGAGGAATACCGGGCGACTTTGACGCCGGATTACGGCATTCCGGCTCCAACGATTGCAACGCCGGATATTTATAAAGGACTCAAGACCGATTTCGACCTGTGGGTTGATAATGAATCCAAAACGAAGCTGCTGGACAAAGGGGCCCGAATCCCGTTCCCTACGCTTCGCCGGAACCCGAAGGGCGGCTTCATCCGGAGAATCAGCAGCCACGGCCAGCATCAGTGCAAACTGTCCGGTCGGCGAAAATTCCAGGCCATAGGCTTTGGTATCCAGATCGGGAATATCCAGCTCGCTCAGCATTTCTTCAGCATGCCGCCACGACGGTCCGGCTTCCTGTCCGTCATCCCAAGCCAGGATAAGGCAGAAATAATATCCGCGGTTATCCGGCAGCTCCAGGCCGGAAGCGGCAACCATTTCCTTGATCTCCGGATCATCGGGTTTGCCGTGCTTGAGCAGCAGAAGCAGGCACTGGTTACGGACATAAGGCTGCTGCATGTGAATCCTTGCGCTGTAATCATGCAACATTTGGCGGATCCATTCCCATTCGCTGCGCATCTTGAAGTTTACCCCGGGTTCGTTCTTCAGCCCGGCGAATTCCAGCAGGTCGCGGATCGGGTGATACTGCCGTCTGGCGAGCAGGACAGCTGCGATAATACCAACAGGAACGGCAATGCAGAACACCAGCAGGATTAA